From the Entomomonas sp. E2T0 genome, one window contains:
- a CDS encoding efflux RND transporter permease subunit — MSKFFIDRPIFAWVIALVIMLAGGLSLVSMPVNQYPSISAPAIGISVMYPGASAETVQDTVVQVIEQQMNGIDNLRYMSSQSNSDGSMTITVTFEQGTDPDIAQVQVQNKLQLATPLLPMEVQQQGIRVVKSTVNFLLVVGLVSKDGSMTNYDLSNYIVSNMQDAIARTPGVGDFQVFGAQYSMRIWLSPAKLNNYKLTPIDVSNAIKAQNIQVSSGQLGGLPALPGTQLNATIVSKTRLQTPEEFGNILLKVQTDGSQVRLKDVSDDINLGGENYAITALYNGNPASGIALKLATGANALNTAKAVRATVAQLEPFFPDGVEVVYPYDSTPVVSASITMVVHTLFEAIVLVFLVMFLFLQNFRATLIPTIAVPVVLLGTFGVLAAFGFSINTLTMFAMVLAIGLLVDDAIVVVENVERVMQEEKLPPKEAAKKSMDEIQGALVGIAMVLSAVFVPMAFLGGATGIIYRQFSITIVSAMVLSVLVALILTPALCATMLSPPKEGDEHGEHKKGFFGWFNRTFEKSVKIYVGGVAKVLKNRVLFVLLYAGVCAVIVFMFRAIPTEMLPQEDQKVLFAMVQTPAGTPAEETQKIVDEMRETILKTEAKNVDSVFTVTGFSFAGRGQSSALAFIMLKDWDKRPDADQSVQAVSGRLMRIFFTDERFLGGQVFAVVPPAVMELGNSGGVDMFLQDQGGIGHEALMEARNELLGLARQSKILNPATVRPNGMDDEPQYKIYVDEEQASVYGIALSDIYQTLSIAWGSSYINDFIDRGRVKKVYIQASADARMTPEDFKKWYVRNNKGEMVPLANLVRGEWMKGSPKLERYNGVPAVEIVGDPAAGYSSGDAMNEMERLVGQLSEKGVGFSWTGLSYEEKLAGAQELALYALAGVVVFLCLAALYESWAIPFAVILVAPLGILGVVVATELRGLTNDVFFKVGLLTTIGLVSKNAILIVEFAQAFHENGKSLVDAALEACRMRIRPIVMTSLAFILGVVPLAISSGAGAGSAHSIGTGVVGGMLSATILAIFWIPLFYVLVSSLFRIKTNKEKEQLRHEQLKD, encoded by the coding sequence ATGTCTAAGTTTTTTATTGACCGCCCGATTTTTGCTTGGGTAATTGCCTTGGTGATTATGTTAGCAGGTGGTTTGTCACTGGTTAGTATGCCTGTGAACCAATACCCTAGTATTTCAGCACCTGCCATTGGTATTTCGGTAATGTATCCAGGTGCTTCAGCAGAAACTGTACAAGATACTGTAGTACAGGTTATTGAACAGCAAATGAATGGTATCGATAATCTGCGTTACATGTCATCACAAAGTAACTCAGATGGTAGTATGACCATTACAGTTACCTTTGAGCAAGGTACAGATCCAGATATCGCTCAGGTACAAGTACAAAATAAATTACAATTAGCTACACCTTTGCTACCAATGGAAGTACAACAACAGGGTATTCGTGTTGTTAAGTCAACAGTTAACTTCTTATTGGTAGTAGGTTTAGTGTCTAAAGATGGTTCGATGACCAACTATGACCTTAGTAACTATATTGTTTCTAATATGCAGGATGCTATTGCTCGTACCCCTGGTGTTGGTGACTTTCAAGTGTTTGGTGCGCAATATTCGATGCGTATTTGGTTAAGCCCTGCTAAATTAAATAATTATAAATTAACACCTATTGATGTTAGTAATGCAATTAAAGCACAAAATATTCAAGTTTCTTCTGGGCAGCTAGGTGGTTTACCTGCATTACCAGGTACTCAGCTTAATGCGACGATTGTTAGTAAAACTAGACTACAAACACCAGAAGAGTTTGGCAATATACTTTTAAAAGTACAAACAGATGGTTCTCAAGTTCGTCTAAAAGATGTATCTGATGATATCAACCTGGGTGGTGAGAACTATGCGATTACAGCCTTGTATAATGGTAATCCAGCTTCTGGTATAGCTCTTAAATTAGCTACGGGTGCTAATGCATTAAACACGGCAAAAGCTGTACGTGCTACTGTTGCTCAATTAGAGCCTTTCTTTCCAGATGGCGTAGAGGTTGTTTACCCCTATGATAGTACGCCAGTTGTATCTGCCTCTATTACTATGGTGGTGCATACCTTATTTGAAGCGATTGTTTTAGTATTCCTTGTGATGTTCTTGTTCTTACAGAACTTTCGAGCAACACTTATTCCAACTATCGCTGTGCCTGTGGTATTACTAGGTACCTTTGGTGTGTTAGCTGCTTTTGGTTTTTCAATTAATACATTAACCATGTTTGCAATGGTTCTAGCCATTGGCTTGCTGGTAGACGATGCTATTGTTGTAGTGGAAAACGTTGAGCGGGTGATGCAGGAAGAAAAACTGCCACCTAAAGAAGCAGCAAAGAAATCCATGGATGAGATTCAGGGAGCATTGGTCGGTATCGCAATGGTACTTTCAGCAGTATTCGTTCCTATGGCCTTTTTAGGTGGTGCAACGGGTATTATTTATCGTCAGTTCTCGATCACTATTGTTTCTGCAATGGTGCTCTCTGTATTAGTGGCATTGATTTTAACACCAGCCCTTTGTGCGACTATGTTAAGCCCTCCTAAAGAGGGAGATGAGCATGGCGAACATAAAAAAGGTTTTTTTGGTTGGTTTAATAGAACCTTTGAAAAGTCAGTTAAAATTTATGTAGGCGGGGTTGCTAAGGTATTAAAAAATAGAGTGTTATTTGTATTGCTTTATGCAGGTGTTTGCGCGGTTATTGTCTTTATGTTTAGAGCAATTCCCACAGAGATGTTGCCACAAGAAGACCAGAAAGTCTTGTTTGCAATGGTGCAAACACCGGCGGGAACGCCTGCAGAAGAAACACAAAAAATAGTGGACGAAATGCGTGAAACTATTTTAAAAACGGAAGCAAAGAATGTTGACTCTGTATTTACAGTGACAGGCTTTAGTTTTGCTGGTCGTGGACAAAGTTCTGCTTTAGCATTCATCATGTTAAAAGATTGGGATAAACGACCAGATGCGGATCAAAGTGTTCAGGCGGTATCAGGTCGTCTTATGAGAATTTTCTTTACGGATGAGAGATTTTTAGGTGGTCAAGTATTTGCTGTCGTTCCTCCAGCAGTTATGGAGTTAGGTAACTCTGGTGGTGTTGATATGTTCCTCCAAGACCAAGGTGGTATTGGACATGAAGCATTAATGGAAGCACGTAATGAATTATTAGGGTTGGCAAGGCAAAGTAAAATATTAAACCCAGCTACTGTCCGTCCTAATGGTATGGATGATGAACCACAATATAAAATATATGTTGATGAAGAACAGGCTAGTGTTTATGGCATAGCTTTATCTGATATTTACCAAACGTTATCTATAGCTTGGGGTAGTAGTTATATTAATGACTTTATTGATCGGGGACGTGTCAAAAAGGTATATATACAAGCTAGTGCTGATGCGCGGATGACACCAGAAGACTTTAAAAAATGGTATGTACGTAACAATAAAGGCGAAATGGTTCCATTAGCTAATTTGGTTAGAGGCGAATGGATGAAAGGCTCTCCTAAATTGGAGCGTTATAATGGTGTACCTGCTGTAGAGATTGTGGGTGACCCAGCCGCAGGTTATAGCTCTGGTGATGCTATGAATGAAATGGAACGTTTAGTAGGACAGTTGTCTGAAAAAGGGGTTGGTTTCTCTTGGACAGGTTTGTCTTATGAGGAAAAATTAGCGGGAGCTCAAGAGCTTGCTTTATATGCATTAGCTGGCGTAGTTGTATTCCTTTGTTTGGCCGCCCTTTATGAAAGTTGGGCTATTCCATTTGCGGTTATTTTAGTAGCACCACTGGGTATTTTAGGTGTAGTTGTTGCTACGGAGTTAAGAGGATTAACCAATGATGTATTCTTTAAGGTGGGGTTGTTAACAACTATTGGACTCGTCTCTAAAAATGCTATTTTAATTGTTGAGTTTGCGCAAGCTTTCCATGAAAATGGTAAAAGTTTAGTAGATGCAGCATTAGAGGCATGTCGTATGCGGATACGGCCTATTGTTATGACGTCGCTAGCCTTTATTTTAGGGGTTGTTCCATTGGCAATTTCAAGTGGAGCTGGTGCTGGTAGTGCGCACTCTATTGGTACTGGGGTTGTAGGTGGTATGCTGTCGGCAACGATTTTGGCTATTTTCTGGATTCCATTATTTTATGTACTAGTCAGTTCATTGTTTAGGATTAAAACAAACAAAGAAAAAGAACAGCTTAGACATGAACAGTTGAAGGATTAA
- a CDS encoding nitroreductase translates to MSNMDTQEILNFLRTRRSAATPTLTAPGPTPEELTDILNIGLRTPDHGKIEPWRLLVVEGDARKALGTQLAKNFALEKNTLTEKQQEKLTQIVTHTVTDVPLIIYVISCIDKNSHIPELEQLLSAGAVCMNILWAVNAYGYGANWISGWLAYSEHTKKTIGIKENEEVAGVIFIGSTDKVNPERKRPDLKEKVNYWSATE, encoded by the coding sequence ATGTCAAATATGGATACTCAAGAAATACTAAACTTTCTAAGAACCCGTCGTTCTGCAGCAACACCTACTTTAACAGCACCCGGACCAACACCAGAAGAGTTAACTGATATTCTTAATATCGGCCTACGCACACCTGACCATGGAAAAATCGAACCTTGGCGTCTACTGGTTGTAGAGGGTGATGCAAGAAAAGCTTTAGGCACACAACTAGCAAAGAACTTTGCTCTTGAGAAAAACACGTTAACGGAAAAGCAACAAGAGAAACTAACCCAAATTGTTACCCATACTGTAACAGATGTACCACTTATCATCTATGTTATCAGTTGTATTGATAAAAACTCCCATATACCTGAACTTGAGCAATTACTTTCAGCAGGTGCAGTATGTATGAATATTTTATGGGCTGTTAATGCTTATGGTTATGGCGCCAATTGGATTAGTGGCTGGTTGGCTTATAGTGAGCATACTAAGAAAACCATTGGTATCAAAGAAAATGAAGAAGTAGCAGGGGTTATTTTTATTGGCAGTACAGATAAAGTGAACCCTGAACGAAAACGTCCAGATTTAAAAGAAAAAGTTAACTATTGGTCCGCGACTGAATAA
- the adeC gene encoding AdeC/AdeK/OprM family multidrug efflux complex outer membrane factor — MRKSLLSIMVMTVTLTGCTLMPDYQRPNLPVTNTWPTGEAYPKGQQGAYVDLGWREFFSDKELQSLIEMSLANNRDLRVAALNVAAYEAQYRIQRSELYPNIGATGTGSRQHLPGDLSGTGDSRVNSSWGVTLGITSYELDFFGRIRSLNEAALQQYLATQEAQRNTQITLVASVANAWLTLQADRALLKLTEETLQNYEYNYDLVRRSNEVGVSSSLDLAQARTAVEGAKVNLATYKRQVAQDLNLLTLLLGSDLPDNVKNMKDNSFKLQYVKEIPAGLPSDLMQNRPDIIAAEHQLMAANANIGAARAAFFPSISLTSNVGTMSTNFSNLFSNGQGTWLFQPTINLPIFTAGRLKGNLDYAEVQKDINVANYEKTIQTAFREVADGLADRETYKDQVISQSNFVEANQTYYDLADQRYQAGIDNYITLLDAQRQLFSSQQNLINVRLAQLTSEVNLYKALGGGWQEMNSQSQQAAESKETAISITTPQKIDIEAKKIRR; from the coding sequence ATGAGAAAGTCATTATTATCAATTATGGTTATGACGGTTACTTTAACAGGCTGTACTTTAATGCCTGATTATCAAAGACCTAATTTACCAGTAACAAATACATGGCCAACAGGAGAGGCCTATCCTAAAGGCCAACAAGGGGCTTATGTAGATTTAGGCTGGCGCGAGTTTTTTAGTGATAAAGAATTACAATCACTAATAGAAATGTCTTTAGCTAACAATAGGGATTTACGTGTTGCAGCTCTAAACGTAGCCGCTTATGAAGCACAGTATCGTATTCAACGATCTGAGCTTTACCCTAATATTGGTGCTACAGGTACAGGTTCTCGTCAACATTTGCCAGGAGATTTATCAGGTACTGGTGACTCTAGGGTTAATAGTTCATGGGGTGTGACGCTAGGTATTACATCTTATGAGTTAGATTTCTTTGGGCGTATTCGTAGCTTGAATGAGGCGGCATTACAACAATATTTAGCTACCCAAGAGGCACAACGTAATACCCAAATTACTTTAGTTGCTAGCGTAGCTAATGCTTGGTTAACGTTGCAAGCCGATAGGGCATTACTTAAGTTAACAGAAGAAACATTACAAAACTATGAATATAACTATGACCTAGTTAGACGTAGTAATGAAGTGGGGGTTTCTTCAAGCTTAGATTTGGCACAAGCACGAACAGCTGTTGAGGGGGCAAAAGTTAATTTAGCTACCTATAAACGTCAGGTCGCGCAAGATTTAAATTTATTAACATTATTATTAGGTAGTGATTTACCAGATAATGTTAAAAATATGAAAGATAATAGTTTTAAACTGCAATACGTTAAAGAAATACCTGCAGGGTTACCTTCTGATTTAATGCAGAATCGTCCAGATATTATTGCAGCAGAGCATCAGTTAATGGCGGCTAATGCAAATATTGGTGCAGCACGTGCTGCATTTTTCCCAAGTATTTCTTTAACCAGTAATGTGGGAACAATGAGTACCAACTTTTCTAATTTATTTAGTAATGGTCAAGGTACATGGCTATTCCAGCCTACGATTAATTTACCTATTTTTACAGCAGGTCGTTTAAAAGGTAATTTAGATTATGCTGAAGTACAAAAAGATATTAATGTAGCGAATTACGAGAAGACTATCCAAACGGCGTTTAGAGAGGTGGCTGATGGATTGGCAGATCGTGAGACTTACAAAGATCAGGTAATCTCTCAAAGTAATTTTGTAGAAGCTAACCAAACCTATTATGATTTAGCAGATCAACGTTATCAGGCAGGTATTGATAACTATATTACTTTATTAGATGCACAACGTCAGTTATTTAGTTCTCAACAAAATTTAATTAACGTACGTTTAGCTCAATTAACCAGTGAAGTTAATCTTTATAAAGCATTAGGTGGTGGTTGGCAGGAAATGAATAGTCAATCACAACAAGCTGCTGAATCTAAAGAGACAGCTATCAGTATAACTACACCACAGAAAATAGATATTGAAGCAAAGAAAATTAGACGTTAA
- a CDS encoding aromatic amino acid transaminase: protein MFKQVDAYAGDPIFSLVEQFYQDTKEEKVNLSIGLYYNEQGQVPQLPSVKQALTTIQPEQLKKPTLYLPMEGLAEYRSAVLPLLFGNDHPCLKENRVAIAQTLGGSGALKIGADFLKKYHPNATVWVSNPTWENHKDIFAGAGFKVSTYPYFDNKTLSVNFEEMVNCIKQAAPNDIILLHPCCHNPTGADLTNQQWDALIPILQERHLIPFLDIAYQGFAEGLNEDAYAIRAMAKAGLSLLVSNSFSKIFSLYGERVGALSVVCKDQETAERVLGQLKATVRRNYSSPPCLGATIVANVLNDEQLNNTWRMDLQQMRLRILNIRNLLVEKLQQHNITDTEHFIKQRGMFSYTGFSKEQAISLRKEYGVYILDSGRMCMSGLTENNIDYVAKAFAAIN, encoded by the coding sequence ATGTTTAAGCAAGTTGATGCCTATGCTGGTGACCCTATTTTTTCTCTAGTAGAGCAGTTTTATCAGGATACTAAAGAAGAGAAAGTAAACCTTAGTATTGGCCTTTATTACAACGAGCAAGGTCAAGTTCCACAACTGCCTTCTGTTAAACAAGCATTAACTACTATTCAACCTGAACAATTAAAAAAACCAACCCTTTATTTACCTATGGAAGGGCTAGCAGAATATCGCTCTGCTGTGTTACCGTTATTATTTGGTAATGACCACCCTTGCTTAAAGGAAAATAGAGTAGCCATTGCACAAACACTAGGCGGTTCTGGTGCATTAAAAATTGGTGCTGATTTTTTAAAAAAATATCATCCTAATGCAACTGTATGGGTAAGTAATCCTACATGGGAAAACCATAAAGATATTTTTGCTGGTGCTGGTTTCAAAGTAAGCACTTATCCCTACTTTGATAATAAAACCTTGAGTGTTAATTTCGAGGAAATGGTAAATTGTATTAAACAAGCAGCACCTAATGATATTATTTTACTTCACCCTTGCTGCCATAATCCAACAGGCGCTGATTTAACAAACCAGCAATGGGATGCTTTAATTCCTATACTGCAAGAACGCCACCTTATTCCTTTTCTAGATATTGCTTATCAAGGGTTTGCAGAGGGCTTGAACGAAGATGCTTATGCTATTCGAGCAATGGCTAAAGCTGGACTTTCTTTGTTAGTTTCCAATTCTTTCTCCAAAATCTTTTCCCTCTATGGTGAACGCGTTGGTGCATTAAGTGTAGTATGTAAAGACCAAGAAACAGCAGAGCGTGTACTAGGACAATTAAAGGCAACCGTGCGTCGTAATTACTCTAGTCCTCCCTGTTTAGGTGCTACTATTGTTGCTAATGTATTAAATGATGAGCAGTTAAATAATACTTGGCGTATGGATCTACAACAAATGCGCTTACGTATTCTAAATATACGTAATTTACTTGTAGAAAAATTACAACAACATAATATTACTGATACTGAACATTTTATTAAACAGCGTGGTATGTTCAGTTATACGGGCTTTTCAAAAGAACAAGCTATTAGTCTGCGTAAAGAATATGGTGTTTATATTCTTGATAGTGGTCGGATGTGTATGTCTGGCTTAACTGAAAATAATATTGACTACGTGGCTAAGGCTTTCGCTGCTATAAATTAG
- the smpB gene encoding SsrA-binding protein SmpB: protein MAKKKKVSPGNIAQNKKAFHDYFIEERFEAGLALTGWEVKSLRAGKAQLTDSYVLLKDGEAWLLGSHVMPLQTISTHVVADPDRTRKLLLHKRELSKLYGAVQQKGYACVALSLYWKKHLVKCEIALVKGKKDYDKRHTEKEKDANREIQRAFRKEQR, encoded by the coding sequence ATGGCTAAAAAGAAGAAAGTATCTCCTGGCAATATTGCTCAAAACAAAAAAGCATTTCATGATTATTTTATTGAAGAGCGTTTTGAAGCAGGGCTTGCCTTAACAGGTTGGGAAGTAAAAAGTTTAAGAGCTGGTAAAGCACAGCTTACGGATAGCTATGTACTATTAAAAGATGGAGAAGCATGGTTACTGGGTAGCCATGTTATGCCATTACAAACTATCAGCACCCATGTAGTAGCTGATCCTGATCGTACTCGAAAACTACTCCTTCACAAACGTGAGTTAAGTAAGCTATATGGTGCTGTACAACAAAAGGGCTATGCCTGTGTTGCGCTATCACTGTACTGGAAAAAACACCTAGTAAAATGTGAAATTGCACTTGTGAAAGGTAAAAAAGATTACGATAAGCGTCATACTGAAAAGGAAAAAGATGCCAATCGTGAGATACAAAGAGCTTTCCGTAAAGAGCAACGTTAA
- a CDS encoding murein hydrolase activator EnvC family protein: MQRFYWALLISLFVAQPIMADERRDTLHQIEMAKQEVAELEKALGKLRVQQSTSLKQLRTTETEIANLQKKIAELKKEQTETESKLTWLSEEQQKAEQKRQEQERIFASQAKATYESGRQEYLKLLLNQQEPDKVSRTLVYYDYLSQARLVQLTEFQETVKQLKDITEEMEHYQQQLNTQNTALQEQRNQLAEVRKKRQAVLASLNKQIKENNDRIVQRERDQIELNKVLRTIDATLARQAREREAQQPVTTTTNKTQGQTVVSNVNTGFVGNFAQAKGKLSWPVSGKIIANYGSTRGDDSRTKWDGVLISASRGASVKAVHEGRVVYSDWLRGTGWLTIIDHGQGYYSLYGHNQTLLKKVGDVVKTGDAIATAGNSGGIDTVALYFSIRQQGQAVNPVLWCR; encoded by the coding sequence ATGCAGCGTTTTTATTGGGCTCTTTTAATCTCTTTATTTGTTGCTCAGCCTATTATGGCTGATGAGCGTAGAGATACTCTGCACCAAATTGAAATGGCTAAACAGGAAGTTGCTGAGCTAGAAAAAGCATTAGGCAAACTAAGAGTGCAACAAAGTACGTCCCTTAAACAGTTACGCACTACAGAAACCGAAATAGCTAACTTACAGAAAAAAATTGCAGAACTAAAGAAAGAGCAAACAGAAACAGAATCTAAATTAACTTGGTTATCAGAAGAACAGCAAAAAGCAGAGCAAAAACGTCAAGAACAAGAACGTATTTTTGCCAGTCAGGCAAAGGCTACTTATGAAAGTGGTCGTCAGGAATATTTAAAATTATTATTAAACCAACAAGAGCCAGATAAAGTATCAAGAACATTGGTTTATTATGATTATTTAAGCCAAGCTAGATTAGTGCAATTAACAGAATTTCAAGAAACAGTTAAGCAGTTAAAAGATATTACTGAAGAGATGGAGCATTATCAGCAGCAATTAAATACCCAAAATACTGCTTTACAGGAGCAACGTAACCAACTAGCGGAAGTAAGAAAAAAACGCCAAGCAGTATTAGCGAGTCTCAATAAACAAATTAAAGAAAATAATGATCGTATAGTGCAACGTGAAAGGGATCAAATCGAATTAAATAAAGTACTGCGTACCATTGATGCAACGTTGGCTCGTCAGGCAAGAGAACGTGAAGCACAGCAACCAGTAACAACTACTACCAATAAAACTCAAGGGCAAACTGTCGTATCCAATGTTAATACAGGGTTTGTTGGTAATTTTGCACAGGCTAAGGGTAAATTGTCATGGCCGGTGAGTGGCAAAATCATTGCCAATTATGGCTCAACCCGTGGTGATGATAGTCGTACTAAATGGGATGGTGTATTAATTTCTGCTTCCCGTGGGGCAAGTGTAAAAGCTGTTCATGAAGGCCGTGTTGTTTATTCTGATTGGTTAAGAGGAACAGGTTGGTTAACTATTATAGACCATGGGCAAGGCTATTATAGTCTTTATGGGCATAACCAAACATTATTAAAAAAAGTAGGGGATGTAGTTAAAACAGGGGATGCTATAGCAACAGCTGGTAACAGTGGTGGTATAGATACAGTTGCATTGTATTTTTCCATTAGACAGCAAGGTCAAGCGGTAAACCCTGTTTTGTGGTGTCGGTAA
- the gpmI gene encoding 2,3-bisphosphoglycerate-independent phosphoglycerate mutase: MSNSASPLVLVILDGFGHREEVKYNAILAANTPNYNNLLKNYPHGLISGSGIDVGLPDGQMGNSEVGHMNLGAGRVVYQDLTRVSKAIDDGDFFKNSILCNVLDKAIKQHKAVHIMGLLSPGGVHSHEDHILAMVEMAAKQGANHIYVHAFLDGRDTPPKSAEDSLNKLNEHFAKLGKGRLATMIGRYYAMDRDNRWERVQAAYELVVDHKADFIAKDAISALQAAYERGESDEFVKATRIGDVAPVHDGDAVIFMNFRADRARELTRAFVEKDFTGFKRERVPSLAGFVMLTQYAATIETDCAFPPSSLNNVLGEYLAKQGKTQLRIAETEKYAHVTFFFSGGREEPYKGEQRILIPSPKVSTYDLQPEMSAYEVTDNIVEAIEQKRYDVIVVNYANGDMVGHTGVFDAAVKAVETLDHCIGRIVNALNKVGGEALITADHGNVEMMQDDSTGQAHTAHTCEHVPFIYVGKRKLHIRQGGVLADVAPTMLTLMGLAIPKEMTGQSLVVFD; this comes from the coding sequence ATGTCTAATTCTGCTTCTCCCTTAGTTTTGGTGATTTTAGATGGTTTTGGTCATCGCGAAGAGGTTAAATATAATGCTATTTTAGCGGCCAATACCCCTAATTATAATAATCTACTAAAAAACTACCCCCATGGCCTTATTTCTGGCTCTGGAATAGATGTAGGTTTGCCAGATGGGCAAATGGGTAACTCAGAAGTTGGGCATATGAATCTTGGTGCTGGTCGCGTTGTTTACCAAGACTTAACCCGTGTTAGTAAAGCCATTGATGATGGTGATTTTTTCAAAAATAGCATACTTTGCAATGTATTAGATAAAGCAATTAAACAGCATAAAGCTGTACATATCATGGGACTGCTTTCTCCAGGTGGAGTGCATAGCCATGAGGATCACATATTGGCTATGGTAGAAATGGCTGCTAAACAAGGCGCTAACCACATTTATGTACATGCTTTCTTAGATGGTCGTGATACGCCACCAAAAAGTGCTGAGGATTCGCTTAATAAACTTAATGAACATTTTGCTAAATTAGGTAAAGGACGTCTTGCTACAATGATTGGTCGCTATTATGCGATGGATAGAGATAATCGTTGGGAGCGTGTACAAGCGGCTTATGAGTTAGTGGTTGATCATAAAGCTGATTTTATAGCAAAAGATGCTATTTCAGCTTTACAAGCAGCTTATGAACGTGGTGAAAGTGATGAGTTTGTAAAAGCAACTCGTATAGGTGATGTTGCACCTGTACATGATGGTGATGCGGTTATTTTTATGAATTTTCGTGCAGATCGTGCCCGTGAATTAACCCGAGCTTTTGTTGAAAAAGATTTTACAGGTTTTAAACGGGAACGTGTGCCATCATTAGCTGGTTTTGTGATGTTAACCCAGTATGCAGCTACTATTGAAACCGACTGTGCTTTTCCACCCAGTAGTTTAAATAATGTATTGGGTGAGTATTTAGCCAAACAAGGTAAAACACAATTACGCATTGCTGAAACTGAAAAGTATGCACATGTAACCTTTTTCTTCTCAGGTGGACGTGAAGAGCCTTATAAAGGTGAGCAGCGAATTTTAATCCCTTCGCCTAAGGTGTCTACTTATGATTTACAACCAGAAATGAGTGCGTATGAGGTAACAGATAATATTGTTGAGGCAATAGAACAAAAACGTTATGACGTTATTGTTGTTAATTATGCTAATGGTGATATGGTAGGGCATACTGGTGTGTTTGATGCTGCTGTGAAAGCAGTAGAGACATTAGACCATTGCATAGGTCGCATAGTTAATGCACTTAATAAGGTAGGTGGTGAGGCATTAATTACCGCTGACCATGGCAATGTTGAAATGATGCAAGATGATAGTACTGGCCAAGCGCATACAGCCCATACTTGTGAGCATGTGCCTTTTATTTATGTTGGTAAACGTAAATTGCATATTAGACAAGGAGGGGTATTGGCTGATGTGGCGCCTACGATGTTGACCTTAATGGGATTAGCTATTCCTAAAGAAATGACAGGACAAAGTTTAGTTGTTTTTGATTAA